AGTGGAACTGGGTCATCGGCGTCGCGATGTTCCTCGTGACGCTCTTCCTCAGCTTCACCGGCTACCTGCTGCCCTGGGACCAGCTCGCCTACTGGGCCGTCACCGTGGGCACCAACATCGCCTCGGCGGTCCCGCTGGTGGGCGACCAGGTGCGGGAGCTCATGCTGGGCGGCCGGACCATCGACCAGCCGACGCTGACCCGGTTCGAGATGCTGCACGTCATCGTGCTGCCCGCCGTGCTCGGCGTCCTCTTCGCGTATCACATGTGGCGCATCCGGAAGGACGGCGGGCTCGCCACCGCCGATCGCGCCGCGCTCCTCCCGGCGCGCGCGCCGGTGCCCGAGGCGGCCGGCCGGACGAAGACGTACACGCTGCTCGGGATCGCGCGCGGGCAGGGGCCGCTCATCCGGAGCGCGTCGCTGGAGCGCCCGGAGACGACGGTGAACGCGGTGCCGGACCTCACCCGGCGCATCGGCATCGTGATGCTGGGGACGGTGGCGCTCATCTCCATCCTGGCGGTGTTCGTCCACTCGCCGCTCGAGGAGCCGGCGAACCCGCTCGTCACGCCCAACCCGGCCAAGGCGCCCTGGTACTTCCTCTGGCTGCAGGAGATCGTGACCGACACCACGATCCGGATCGGCTCGTTCACGGTCAACGGCGCCTTCGTCGGCGGCGTGCTCCTGCCCGGGTTGCTCGTCGCGCTGATGGTCGTCTGGCCGTGGCTCGACCGGAGCACGGCGGCGGCCGCCGGTCGCTGGTTCCCGCGCAGCCGGCGCACGCAGAACGTCGTCTTCCTGGTGCTCGTCGCGGTCGTGATCCTCCTCACTCTCATCGGCACCTTCGTCCGCGGGCCCTTCTGGCGCATGTACTGGCCGTGGCAGGGCTGGCCCGAGATGCCGACCCGGTTCTGACCATGGAACGGCGCACGCTCTTCCCGCAGGCCCCGCGCGACCGGCTCATCCTGGGGATCGTCGGCGTCCTCCTCGTCGTCTCGACGGTGCTGTTCATCTGGAGCGACCGGGCGAAGGACTGGCGCTGGTACCAGGCCGAGTTCCGCCGGCGCGTCACCGAGAAGTACGGCGCGGAGAAGGCCGCCACGGTGCCGTCCGGCCTGAAGCAGCTCTGGATCGCCGACCTGCGCCGGGCCGATCGCTGCATCACCTGCCACCAGGCGGTGGCGTGGAAGGGGTTCGAGACGGCCGAGGAGCCGTTCCGCACCCACCCGCCGGAGCTCCTGCGGTCCCACCCGGTCGAGCGCTTCGGCTGCACCGCCTGCCACGGCGGCGAGGGCTACGCCATCGACGCCGAGGACGCGCACGGGCCGAC
This Anaeromyxobacter diazotrophicus DNA region includes the following protein-coding sequences:
- a CDS encoding cytochrome b, which translates into the protein MAISPDQPERQPTSAPGVHPRPGWSVAPASDREAGDAVVANFLLHWFPARALKDSLAWRYSLWLGTISTALLALLVASGMPLLFLHVPSVERAYGSVKDIENVVTFGAWLRSVHRLSAHLMVALVFLHLARVFLTGAYKNGVGRGQHREWNWVIGVAMFLVTLFLSFTGYLLPWDQLAYWAVTVGTNIASAVPLVGDQVRELMLGGRTIDQPTLTRFEMLHVIVLPAVLGVLFAYHMWRIRKDGGLATADRAALLPARAPVPEAAGRTKTYTLLGIARGQGPLIRSASLERPETTVNAVPDLTRRIGIVMLGTVALISILAVFVHSPLEEPANPLVTPNPAKAPWYFLWLQEIVTDTTIRIGSFTVNGAFVGGVLLPGLLVALMVVWPWLDRSTAAAAGRWFPRSRRTQNVVFLVLVAVVILLTLIGTFVRGPFWRMYWPWQGWPEMPTRF